From the genome of Thermogutta terrifontis, one region includes:
- a CDS encoding sulfatase — translation MSHVNIQRWFFGMIGNLLLIVAGFQTVPLFSSTGLGEERPAERPNILLAIADDWAWPHAGAYGDPAARTPTFDRIAREGVLFTRAHVNAPTCTASRGALLTGQASHRLEEGANLHSRLMAKFRCYPDVLEENDYVIGSMRKGWGPGSLEGTGRKRNPAGPSFKSFEQFLKTVPPDKPFCFWFGTSDPHRPYEKGSGEAAGIDPKRVRVPPFLPDTPIVRSDIADYLFEVERFDRELGEALALLEKSGRLDNTLIIVTGDNGMPFPKAKATCYDAGTHVPLAICWRARVPGGRIVDDFISLTDVAPTILEAAGLEPLPEMTGRSFLNILLSNQSGRVDPSRDHVFTERERHTCTRPNNASYPIRSIITERWHLIWNLRPQLWPAGNPPEESVGRDYGDIDGSPTWSEMLARKDDPAIRPFFLAAAGAKRPEFELYDLQADPGEMHNLSGKPELAQVENELKAKLRDWMVSTGDPRALGDTDYWDRAPYYGGEGTVRRNR, via the coding sequence ATGAGTCACGTCAACATCCAACGGTGGTTTTTCGGCATGATCGGCAACTTGCTGCTGATTGTTGCCGGCTTTCAGACAGTGCCGTTGTTTTCCAGCACGGGCCTTGGGGAAGAGCGCCCGGCGGAACGTCCCAACATCTTGCTGGCGATTGCTGATGACTGGGCCTGGCCGCATGCTGGAGCCTACGGCGATCCGGCGGCGCGGACCCCCACGTTCGACCGCATCGCCCGGGAAGGTGTGCTTTTCACCCGCGCTCACGTGAATGCCCCGACCTGCACGGCGTCTCGCGGAGCGCTCTTGACCGGACAGGCCTCGCATCGACTGGAAGAGGGTGCCAATCTGCACAGCCGTCTGATGGCCAAATTCCGCTGCTATCCCGATGTTCTGGAAGAAAACGACTACGTCATCGGCAGCATGCGCAAAGGCTGGGGCCCCGGCTCCCTGGAAGGGACGGGAAGAAAGCGGAATCCGGCAGGTCCCTCCTTCAAAAGCTTTGAACAGTTTCTGAAAACTGTCCCGCCTGATAAACCTTTCTGCTTCTGGTTTGGGACATCTGATCCCCACCGACCATACGAAAAGGGTTCGGGCGAGGCAGCCGGCATCGACCCCAAACGGGTCCGTGTGCCGCCGTTTCTCCCCGATACGCCTATCGTGCGAAGTGATATTGCCGACTATCTGTTTGAGGTGGAACGTTTCGATCGAGAGCTGGGCGAAGCTCTGGCATTGCTCGAAAAGAGCGGTCGCCTCGATAACACCCTCATCATCGTGACTGGCGACAACGGGATGCCGTTTCCCAAGGCTAAGGCGACGTGTTACGATGCGGGTACCCACGTGCCGCTGGCAATCTGCTGGCGGGCCCGCGTGCCGGGTGGCCGGATCGTGGACGATTTTATCTCGCTGACCGACGTAGCTCCCACAATCCTCGAGGCGGCAGGTTTGGAGCCGCTTCCTGAGATGACCGGCAGGAGTTTCCTGAACATCCTGCTGTCCAACCAGTCGGGGCGGGTGGATCCTTCACGCGATCACGTGTTTACAGAACGCGAACGCCACACCTGCACCCGACCCAACAACGCGAGTTATCCAATCCGTTCCATCATTACGGAACGCTGGCATCTGATCTGGAATTTGCGCCCGCAGCTCTGGCCGGCTGGCAATCCACCGGAGGAAAGCGTGGGGCGGGACTACGGCGATATCGATGGCTCGCCCACCTGGTCAGAGATGCTCGCACGCAAAGACGACCCGGCAATCCGCCCGTTCTTCCTTGCGGCAGCCGGAGCCAAACGGCCCGAATTCGAGCTCTACGATCTCCAGGCGGACCCCGGCGAGATGCACAATCTATCGGGAAAACCGGAACTTGCCCAGGTCGAGAACGAACTGAAAGCCAAACTGCGCGACTGGATGGTCTCGACGGGAGACCCCCGGGCACTGGGCGACACCGATTACTGGGACCGCGCACCGTACTATGGAGGCGAAGGTACGGTCCGACGCAACCGTTGA